The following DNA comes from Candidatus Methylomirabilota bacterium.
GGTCTCCTCCAGCGGGTCGAGCCCGGCGGTGACGATCAGATCGGCCCGCGCCAGCACGGTCCCGCCCTCGTCGAGCAGCCCGAGCACGAGCGGATGAGGATCGGGCAGGACGCCTTTGCCTCTGAGGGTGACGAGCACCGGCATGGGCAGGGCCTCGGCCAGCGCGCGTAGCCACGGCCCGGCCTGGCCCGACCGGCACCCGAGCCCCACGACGAGCAGGGGTCGCGCCGCCGCCGTGAGAAGCGCGGCAGCTTCATCGAGCACCGCCGGCGCGGGCGGCACGCCGGGCGCGACGACCGCCGGGCGCTCCCCCACCCCGGTGGCCGGGGCGGCGGCGACGTGCGGCGACAGCGCGAGATGCACCGGCCCGCGTGGAGCCTCGATCGTCAGGTCGAGCGCGCTCATCAGGGCGCTGGCGGCCGACTCGCTCGTCGGCTGCAGCGCGGCCTTGAGGTGCGGCGTGAGGACGCTCGAATCGAGGGGGCCCGCGGAGATCACGAGCAGGGACGCGCGGGCCGTCGCGGCGTACCTGACCCCGACGACGGCGGCTGGAGCGTCGGCGGGTGACAGAAGCACCACCCCCGTGGCGGGCCCGAGGTCGCCGGTCACCGCCGCCATCACCGCCGCAGCGGCCGGTGCCTCCGTCTCGACGAGGGCGAGCCCTCGCGCTCGAGCGGAGGCGTCGAACGGCCCGAGGGAGGATGCACCGCCTGCCGTGAAGAGCCGGGTCGCACCCGACGCGACGAGGACGTCAGCGACGACGTCGGCAACACGCCGACTTCGGGTCAACCGGCGAGGCGCTCGAAGATCGGCCGCATCCGCTCCAGCGCGGTGCGCAGGTTGGCCTCGGAGTTGGCGTAG
Coding sequences within:
- a CDS encoding thiamine pyrophosphate-binding protein → MTRSRRVADVVADVLVASGATRLFTAGGASSLGPFDASARARGLALVETEAPAAAAVMAAVTGDLGPATGVVLLSPADAPAAVVGVRYAATARASLLVISAGPLDSSVLTPHLKAALQPTSESAASALMSALDLTIEAPRGPVHLALSPHVAAAPATGVGERPAVVAPGVPPAPAVLDEAAALLTAAARPLLVVGLGCRSGQAGPWLRALAEALPMPVLVTLRGKGVLPDPHPLVLGLLDEGGTVLARADLIVTAGLDPLEETAISWPAGLPRLALGGPTDGGAGRAGVLSVSGDLALIIEELAPRVRGQARADWDVAELDRLKRARRVATSAGQLSPSRAVDMVRALTPAGTVATVDEGPGAAVVTARWQAVGPNELLVGAGDSGQSFAPAAAVAASLARAGGHAVAFSDAAGLAAAPDAIATAGRHQLPVVLIDLGVGGAETPPTEAAVPDVTAGDEEQLTRALHRALAGRGPTVIRVRARPARGSPV